ATTCAACTCAGTGAACTCGGCCGCCGTCGACGCGGACTGCGCGCTGATGGCAATACCCTTCAGCTGGTCGACGATGGAGTCGACCGCGTTGACCGCTTCGAGAGCAACCGAAACGGAGCTCACGGCCTGGTCGATGCCGTCTTTCTTCTCACTGAGGGTGGAGGCGCGATCGTTGAGCGCCTTGGCCTCGAAGAAGATCTTCGCGTCGTCGGCCGGACCATTGACCTTCAGGCCCGTCGCCAGACGGTCCTGGGTCCGATCAATCAGATCGGACGTTCGGGCAAGCGTGAGAAGGTTGCTGCGTACTGCAGAACTAAGTGAGATATCAGCCATGATGGGTTCTCCTAACTATGGCGTTGGTGTGAGGGACTTCTTGTCCCACCCAACAGGCAGCAATTGCCGTGCCAGTATCGAGAATCCAGTGAAACCAACGGGTTGCCCGCGGGGCGAAGCTTGCCGACCGGCAATTATTGCCGGTCGGGCGGCAATAATTGCCGCAGTGGCGGCAACATGTATCCTAAATATTTGTTTAAAAACATATAGTTAATTACATTTAACCATGCCGGCGGTAATTCGTCCGGTGGCTCATGGGGATGGTGTGATCGGGATAGAAAAAGGGGGGCCGGAGCCCCCCTCGTTCGAAATGTTTCCTGTCAGTTCGTCTAGTTGAACAGGGACAGGACCGACTGTTCGGCCTGGCCGGCGAAGGAGAGGGCGGAAATTCCCAACTGCTGGCGCGTCTGTAACGCCACCAGGTTGGCACCTTCTTCCGTGACGTCGGCGAGGCGTAGCTTGTCGGCGCCGCTTTCGAGCTCGTTGACATAGCTCTCGGTAAAGTCGAGCCGGGTCTGGAGCAGGGCGACGTTCGAGCCCAGCGTCTTGGCCTTGGCACTCAAGGTGGCAATGGCCGTATCGAGCTGGTTGATCGCACAGGTATTCAGCGACGACGCACTGAGCGTGGCCCCTGTTGTAATCGACAGACCGTTCGAACTATGCCGAAGGTCGACCGATGAGACGGAGAGCACACTCGAGGTGCTTTCGCTGAAATAGACCGTCAGCGTTGTGCCGGTACCGTTGACCAGGTTGGTCCCCTGGTAGCTGGCGTCGGCTGTCACGTTGCCGATCTGTGTGACCAGATTGTTGTACTGCGCGTTCAACTCGGTGAACTCGGCAGCCGTTGAGGCGGATTGGGCACTGATCGCAATGCCCTTCAGCTGATCGACGATGGAGTCGATTGCGTTGACCGCTTCGAGAGCGACCGAAACCGAACTTACGGCCTGATCGATGCCATCCTTCTTCTCCGACAGAGTGGTGGCGCGGTCGTTGAGCGCCTTCGCCTCGAAGAAGATCTTTGCATCATCGATCGGTCCGTTGATCTTCAGGCCTGTCGACAGACGCTCCTGCGTCCGGCTGATGAGGCCTGCGGTATCACTGAGCGACAGAAGATTACTGCGTACGGCAGCACTTAGGGAAATGTCAGCCATGCGTGGGTTCTCCTTCTACTGGCGATTGACGGTTCATGACAAAATTCTCGATTGCCGGATCGTTTCTGATTCCACTCAGTACATCGCAAGGGCCGTGCCAGAAAAATAACAAGTAAAAACAATATGTTATGAATATTCCGGCTCGACGAGGTGGGCAGCGGCTGCCGTGTGCAGGGCAAGTCTTGCCGGATCGAATGAACTTCTGGCCGGTTGCAGCGGGTCGAAAAAGCAAAGCGCCGGCCCCCATCGAGGGACCGGCGCCGGCCGTTCGATGCTGCGCGGGTTCAGGTTCAGGAAAACAAGTTCAGGACCGAACCGGCGGGGGTCTTTTTCTCAAAATTCACTTCCTGCGCGATGAAGTTCGTGAACTCCTGGGACGCATCGAACGCGAGGGAGATCACAGTCAGGATCTTGGAATAGAGTTCCTGCTGCTGCTCGATCGAAGCCGTGGCGGCGGACTGTGCCGAAATTTCGATGTCGAACACGTCGCTGCGTACGGAAAGTGTCTTGGCCGAATTCGCACGCTGCAGATCGAACGCGATGTCGCTGTTAATGTCGACGAGCGCCTTGGATACGTTGAGATCGTCCTGGATCGACGTCAGCAATGCGAGCGTGTCGTCGATGTCCTGCTGGGTCGCGAAATTATTGTGATTGTGGGCATCGATGGCCGCCAGGGCGGCGACTTTGGTTTTCTTGAGGCGATCATGGTTCCCGAACTGCTCGTAGGTCGGGCTCGGCGTTTTCTGAAGCGTGTCGCGCAGCAGGGCGAACTTCTCATCGAACTCGGCGGCCGTTGAGGAATCCGCGAGGCTCTGAAGTTCGGTGATGTATTCCAGCGCCGCCTCGATCTTCTTGCTCTTGGAGTCGGTGGTGCTCTTGTAGTCGGAGATCTTGGCGCCGGTGTCTTCCAGCTGCGCGATCTTCACTTTCAACAGCGCTGTGGCACCGTTGGTGTTCACCCCGTTCTGAATTTCGGTCACTTCCTCATTCAGCTTGTCGAGCAACGCATTCTGGGTGTTGAAGAATGCAAGTTCGAATTGCGGGCCGGCGGCCAGCTGCTGCGCCTGGACGAAGGATTGCCCGAAGCTCTGCTCGCCACGGAGCATGTTGGTAAGTGCCAGACCTTCGACGGGGGAAACCATCTCGGCAATTCCTTTGCGATTCAGCGCTGTCGTGCGCGCGGGGCATCCTGCCCCTTATGACCCATCATGACCTCGATGGCTTAACGAAAGGTTTCCGGGCGCGCGCCCGTGTCCCCGCTAATTCAGATAGTTGACCAGAGACAGGCCCTGGAGCTGCGAAAGGGTCGAGTAGGAGGCCTGCAGGACCACTTGAT
This region of Alphaproteobacteria bacterium genomic DNA includes:
- a CDS encoding flagellin-like protein; translated protein: MADISLSSAVRSNLLTLARTSDLIDRTQDRLATGLKVNGPADDAKIFFEAKALNDRASTLSEKKDGIDQAVSSVSVALEAVNAVDSIVDQLKGIAISAQSASTAAEFTELN
- a CDS encoding flagellin; the encoded protein is MADISLSAAVRSNLLSLSDTAGLISRTQERLSTGLKINGPIDDAKIFFEAKALNDRATTLSEKKDGIDQAVSSVSVALEAVNAIDSIVDQLKGIAISAQSASTAAEFTELNAQYNNLVTQIGNVTADASYQGTNLVNGTGTTLTVYFSESTSSVLSVSSVDLRHSSNGLSITTGATLSASSLNTCAINQLDTAIATLSAKAKTLGSNVALLQTRLDFTESYVNELESGADKLRLADVTEEGANLVALQTRQQLGISALSFAGQAEQSVLSLFN